tgttgttctcgtgtggaagaggaacgtttgtctggggaaaactgcacgggggaaccaaatctgggtggcacaacaagtcgcgcccccctccccacagactgaactcccccgtcaaaacattgcaagcatggcgaagcggctgacaacggctccgtcttcgtcggcgaaaaagctgagaaacttgacatttgcCCCTCAGTatagagccgagcagttcccgaacgacttgtatgtgtcaggtgaactgtggttttgcaaagaagcagacctgagaatcataattaaaggtgtaatgccGCTgcgtgagagttagccacctgtccgattcatattatcggcatataataccagagtgactgctaactgctgctaacagtagctgctgttagctcgcTAGCCCCGTTAACCACAGCCTTGTTAgttgactctgcctgggctgggaggcttttctggatctgcctgagagctgaccatgtttttattcaatgaaacccataaaaacacaaaatatactatcgttactgtatgaagacatgatgaagtcaaaatattgttgatgcactttactgtacggtacagtattgaggaaatatgtttgtcccttttaaggtaatttctatttaatttgtttacattttagttatttacattaaaaacacactgtttttggtagtataataagagtaaatcaggattcacaaaaattaaaacggaatttgagaaaaaacaaaacgaattttatagggccctacgCTAGTCAAAGCAGGGTGAGAACAGACATGGACGCAACTCAGGGGAGCGAGGTGAGCACATCGTTGCTAGGGCCTTTGAAcggcaagtttatttataaaaagaacGTGGTGATTTGTAGCTTTTGTAAAAAAGAATTCTCCCATCACCGAAGCTGCTCCAACTTGACTTGTCATTTAAACgctacattttatttatttaagtgtatttgTACTGCATTTTTGAATAATGCACCTGGCCTAATTGGTTTGCTGGGATGTGCTtgaccattttcttttaaatttcatttatgaaacgCGCTTCaccaataaaaatgtggatttcaAATCTTCTCTTcttagtgtattcaattgattAGTCACGCAACACAATTTTGTAATGTCCTAGAATTCGAATTCTTTATTTGGGTACCTTTAGCAGATGtgattaattagattaattaattacaaatcctgtaattaattagattaatttttttaatcgcctgACAGCCCTAAATTTAATATCATAATTTCTCACAAACATACAACCAAAGCAAggaatagaaaataaataaatccaaaatgtattattataaataaattcaaatgaaCACATGCTTGTTACGGGAGGAGCTGAATTGCAGCACCTCTGTAGAAAGCTAATTAGAGCTGATTAACAACAGCTGTGCCACCTGCATGAGAGGCTTTTTCAGACCCAGTGTGTGGCATAGGTAACACTTCCTGTTGGTGACTGATGCAATGGGAGCTATTTGGGCCTTTGTCGTTTGTGTCCTGACTGTTTGGCTTGCCAAaggttttcacatttctttctatttcaagcttctgtttttaaaaaaaaaaaaaaaaaaaagatggtaaTGGCGTACAGAACTGTAAGAGTAAGTTCACTTGATTTCAGGCAAAAACTTGACATACTAGAGGATCCTTTGGCATAACTTGGAGTGTGAAATTTTAGTCGTCACTAGTCTGAGATATATAGTGCCATCAAACCACATGAACATTTGATTAACAGCAAGTTTACTATCCATAGGCTCTTGTTTGCCAGTTGATGGGACAAATAAAAGGAATGATCATGGGCTTCAGAGGAAGATGGAAGGTAAGAACATGTGTACCCAAATCTTTTCTGAACTACTTTCTGGCACTAACTTAATTTCCTTTTGTACAACAGATTTGTCTCCCAATGGGCTCTCATTAAAGAAGACCGTTGCACTTCTCCAGTCGATGGAGTCCATTTTGGAGCAAGATGCTAAGGAAGGTGAGCAGGTTCAACAAAATCCTACTGGTGGAGTCTTGTATCAGTCTCACAATGAGCCTTTTCAGTTTAATGTATTTGTCTGGTGTTGCAACACAATGCTTAACTTAAACTACATTGCCATACAATGTCAAGTATACAGCTGCTTTGACATCATGGATGCACTAAGGGCAAAATGTTCCGTCCATTAGACTTACTGGTGGCCAGGAAGTTGTTAGGTGTAGCTTAAGTTTGATACAAATGTTTGAATTCTCAAAGCACTGTTAGTGTAGAGAACATCACTCAATTCCTTTGACttcaattgtttttgttaacCAGCTCTCTCACTTTCAGTACAACTGGAAACCAATGGTGTGGAAGCTGAGTCATCATTTGGCCATGTGAGACTTGTACAGACCCTGAACAGACCAAAACCACTCAAAACTGAGAAGGTCCCTGTACACACTGCCATGGACTGCGGCACCTTCCCTGGTGCGACCAGTGGTGGCAGCAGCAACGGCAGCAGCGTGGCCGACGGCGCTGGCGGCGGCAACAACGGCAGCAGCGTGGCCGACGGCAGCAACAATGGCGGCAACAACGGCAGCAGCGTGGCCGACGGCAGCAACAATGGCGGCAACAACGGCAGCAGCGTGGCCGACGGCAGCAACAATGGCGGCAACAACGGCAGCAGCGTGGCCAACGGCAGTAACAATGGCGGCAACAACGGCAGCAGCGTGGCAGACGGCAGCAACAATGGCGGCAACAACGGCAGCAGCGTGGCCGACGGCGCTGGCGGCGGCAACAACGGCAGCAGCGTGGCCGACGGCGCTGGCGGCGGCAACAACGGCAGCAGCGTGGCCGACGGCAGCAACAATGGCAGCAGCGTGGCCGACGGCAGCAACAATGGCGGCAACAACGGCAGCAGCGTGGCCGACGGCAGCAACAATGGCGGCAACAACGGCAGCAGCGTGGCCGACGGCAGCAACAATGGCGGCAACAACGGCAGCAGCGTGGCCGACGGCAGCAACAATGGCGGCAACAACGGCAGCAGCGTGGCCGACGGCAGCAACAATGGCGGCAACAACGGCAGCAACAATGGCGGCAACAACGGCAGCAGCGTGGCCGACGGCAGCAACAATGGCGGCAACAACGGCAGCAGCCTGGCCGACGGCGCTGGCGGCGGCAACAACGGCAGCAGCGTGGCCGAAGGCAGCAACAATGGCGGCAGCAGCGTGGCAGACGGCGCTGGCGGCGGCAACAACGGCAGCAGCGTGGCCGACGGCAGCAACAATGGCGGCAGCAGCGTGGCCGACGTCGCTGGCGGCGGCAACAACGGCAGCAGCGTGGCCGACGTCGCTGGCGGCGGCAACAACGGCAGCACGGCAACGGCGGCGGCACCTTCCCCGGCCACGGCAACGGCGGCGGCACCTTCCCCGGCCACGGCAACGGCGGCACCTTCCCCAGCCGCGGCAACCGTGGCATCTTCCCCACAACTGTGGCAGCAATCAGCCACAGCAGTAGCGTGGCCGTCACAAGTGAACCCCAGAGCTGATCACAAACTGCTGTGACCACACTGCTAAAGTAGGGAATAGGTTTGCGGAATCATGCAAGAGCTCAGTTTAAGATATTTCTGTATGTCCCAAGTTTTCTACTTTAAATAAAACTCTTAACTGATATGTTTCCCTATTTCTTCTTTCCCAGATGGGTTAAAAGACCTTACTGGGTTTTTGTGCCAAGCAAATGAAACTTGGTTTTGTTTGCAAACATTGAGACCTTATGGCCAGAGTTGTCAGGTAAAGTGTTGCCAAGGTAATGCTTTGATACGTTTGTGGCCTTTTCCTGGTCAGTTTCTGGAGAGCAGTTTGCAGCAGTGATGTCAGGCGTACAAACAATGGCAATATTTCCACCATG
Above is a genomic segment from Sparus aurata chromosome 20, fSpaAur1.1, whole genome shotgun sequence containing:
- the LOC115570714 gene encoding uncharacterized transmembrane protein DDB_G0289901-like isoform X4, whose amino-acid sequence is MEDLSPNGLSLKKTVALLQSMESILEQDAKEVQLETNGVEAESSFGHVRLVQTLNRPKPLKTEKVPVHTAMDCGTFPGATSGGSSNGSSVADGAGGGNNGSSVADGSNNGGNNGSSVADGSNNGGNNGSSVADGSNNGGNNGSSVANGSNNGGNNGSSVADGSNNGGNNGSSVADGAGGGNNGSSVADGAGGGNNGSSVADGSNNGSSVADGSNNGGNNGSSVADGSNNGGNNGSSVADGSNNGGNNGSSVADGSNNGGNNGSSVADGSNNGGNNGSNNGGNNGSSVADGSNNGGNNGSSLADGAGGGNNGSSVAEGSNNGGSSVADGAGGGNNGSSVADGSNNGGSSVADVAGGGNNGSSVADVAGGGNNGSTATAAAPSPATATAAAPSPATATAAPSPAAATVASSPQLWQQSATAVAWPSQVNPRADHKLL
- the LOC115570714 gene encoding uncharacterized transmembrane protein DDB_G0289901-like isoform X1: MGAIWAFVVCVLTVWLAKGSCLPVDGTNKRNDHGLQRKMEDLSPNGLSLKKTVALLQSMESILEQDAKEVQLETNGVEAESSFGHVRLVQTLNRPKPLKTEKVPVHTAMDCGTFPGATSGGSSNGSSVADGAGGGNNGSSVADGSNNGGNNGSSVADGSNNGGNNGSSVADGSNNGGNNGSSVANGSNNGGNNGSSVADGSNNGGNNGSSVADGAGGGNNGSSVADGAGGGNNGSSVADGSNNGSSVADGSNNGGNNGSSVADGSNNGGNNGSSVADGSNNGGNNGSSVADGSNNGGNNGSSVADGSNNGGNNGSNNGGNNGSSVADGSNNGGNNGSSLADGAGGGNNGSSVAEGSNNGGSSVADGAGGGNNGSSVADGSNNGGSSVADVAGGGNNGSSVADVAGGGNNGSTATAAAPSPATATAAAPSPATATAAPSPAAATVASSPQLWQQSATAVAWPSQVNPRADHKLL
- the LOC115570714 gene encoding uncharacterized transmembrane protein DDB_G0289901-like isoform X2; translated protein: MGAIWAFVVCVLTVWLAKGSCLPVDGTNKRNDHGLQRKMEDLSPNGLSLKKTVALLQSMESILEQDAKEVQLETNGVEAESSFGHVRLVQTLNRPKPLKTEKVPVHTAMDCGTFPGATSGGSSNGSSVADGAGGGNNGSSVADGSNNGGNNGSSVADGSNNGGNNGSSVADGSNNGGNNGSSVANGSNNGGNNGSSVADGSNNGGNNGSSVADGAGGGNNGSSVADGAGGGNNGSSVADGSNNGGNNGSSVADGSNNGGNNGSSVADGSNNGGNNGSSVADGSNNGGNNGSSVADGSNNGGNNGSNNGGNNGSSVADGSNNGGNNGSSLADGAGGGNNGSSVAEGSNNGGSSVADGAGGGNNGSSVADGSNNGGSSVADVAGGGNNGSSVADVAGGGNNGSTATAAAPSPATATAAAPSPATATAAPSPAAATVASSPQLWQQSATAVAWPSQVNPRADHKLL
- the LOC115570714 gene encoding uncharacterized transmembrane protein DDB_G0289901-like isoform X3; the protein is MGAIWAFVVCVLTVWLAKGSCLPVDGTNKRNDHGLQRKMEDLSPNGLSLKKTVALLQSMESILEQDAKEVQLETNGVEAESSFGHVRLVQTLNRPKPLKTEKVPVHTAMDCGTFPGATSGGSSNGSSVADGAGGGNNGSSVADGSNNGGNNGSSVADGSNNGGNNGSSVADGSNNGGNNGSSVANGSNNGGNNGSSVADGSNNGGNNGSSVADGAGGGNNGSSVADGAGGGNNGSSVADGSNNGSSVADGSNNGGNNGSSVADGSNNGGNNGSSVADGSNNGGNNGSSVADGSNNGGNNGSSVADGSNNGGNNGSNNGGNNGSSVADGAGGGNNGSSVAEGSNNGGSSVADGAGGGNNGSSVADGSNNGGSSVADVAGGGNNGSSVADVAGGGNNGSTATAAAPSPATATAAAPSPATATAAPSPAAATVASSPQLWQQSATAVAWPSQVNPRADHKLL